Genomic window (Candidatus Aramenus sp. CH1):
GTTCATAGTGGCTGTTCTTATTTTTAAAGTTACCCTAAAGTTTTCAATATGTGGATAACAATTTGTTTGTTTTGATATGAATTGAATTTTTCTTTAGACTAATAAACATGGATTCACTCTTACAATTGAACTTAACGAGGAACACGATGAAAAGATTGTTGAAAGTATTCCTCATACAGCATAATATGCTCGAAATCCACAGGTATAAGTTGAAATAAAATTGAATTTTATAGAGGTGGACGAAATTGTTGTCCACACACGTTCTAATAACCGCGAACGCAGGAGACCTAGGGGAAAAGTCAATCATAGTAGGTAACCTGCAGAGGATGAAGACCGTGATCAGCCCGCTGGACAAGCCAAGGTGGGTGAGCGAGTTTGGTCTACTACACGTATGTAGGGAACTACAATGGAGAGAAAGCGTCGTCTTTCGCGGGATAGGCATACCCTCGTTGACCTTGGTCACTCATGACTTGTACAACCTAGGGGTGAGGTAGTTAAGTTCGGTTCTCCCACGGGGCTAAAGGACGTAAAGCCAGGGGAAGTGGTGGTGCCCATAGGGTGCTCGTACAGCTCATACGTTGCCTTCTGCCAGTACCTAGACGGCGGGTTCACAAGCTATGCGCTGACCACAGACTACGAACTCTTGAACAGGGTAGTAGAAAACTTGGAGAAGCGTAAGAGGAAGACCAGAGTGGGGAACGTGTTCACCAGCGAGACGCGCTGTTTACCCACACGAGGGAGTTTCTGAAGAAGCTGTCGTCTAGGAACCACTTGGCTGTGGAGCTGGAGGGAGCTGGCCTCTATCTCCTGGGGAACTTTATGGGCTTCAATGCCGTCACAGTCAACCTAATATAACAGGAATGGGGTCACGGGGAAGTCGCTGCCACAGGAGGAGGCCAACAAAAGGGAAAGGGTGATAGCGCAGGCGATACTGGAGAACCTCTAGTTTTTAAAGCAGTCCAGTTTTTGCCAAGGTTATTAGCGTAATAGAAGGGATGCGATAAACGCGGTTGTCCCCCAAACGCGGGTAAACTAGATGGCCCGCGCAATGCTCTTATAAGGTCGTCTACACACGTAGTAGCACGCGCTGGTCACGTTACCGCGTAGTAAACTAACAGCTGAGGGAAGAGTGTTATTGTAATGTAGCTTGAAGACAGTAGGCAGAGCCTTATATTTCTAGGTTTAATTATTAGTTAGGTGCAGATAAGGTAAAAGATGCGAAAAGAAGAGGAAAACTAGTAGGCAAACCCGATGCAGAGATCGATGGATTCCCGGTTGAAATTAAAGCCTCAAGATCTATTACAGTACCCCTTCGCCAGGAGTGGATACTCCAAACAGCACTGTACGCCTATATTTACTGCCAGGTCAAGGGCTACCTCGTGGTGGTAAAGTTCAGCCTTAGCGACGAGAAGACTGCGCTCATAGAGAAGGTTCACCATTACGCTGTGTACTTGGCGAGCCCACCGAACAAGGAGGAAGTTAACCGCTTCGTTGACCAATCCATGAGCGAAGTGGCTGAGCCCAATGTTGTTAGCGGAAGCCTACGTCTCGCCTAAGGGAGACGCCATCATCCCTCCATTCAGCTCGAAGGTGGGGAAGACCATGCTCTCCGACCCTGTTAACGTATCCGTCTCCCCCTAAAGCACAGGGGAAGGTACCTAGTGAAGTACAGGGACGTACACACTTACCTCCAAGTCTTCAGTGGCGAGGTGTACTTCTTCGAGGTCAGGGGAGAGGAGGGTGCGGTGATAGACGCCCTGACCAGACTGGAGGAAAGGAGAGCCTTCGGCGTGGACTGGGAAGCGGTGGACGTAAAGGTTGGGGAGGTGAAGGTAGGGGAGGTGAGGGCCTTCGAGCTCGACTTGACTACCCCAGTCCTCTTGGTCTCGCCGAGGAGGAAGGAGAAGAGGAAGCTCTTCACCAACTGGCCGTCAGTCGTGTTCTTTAGCAACGTAGTGGACGTCACCGGTACAAAGAGGGGAGACGGGATGCTTGAGGAAGCCCTCAGGGAGCTGGACGAAGCCCTGTGGGAGGAACCCTCTACGATGTCCTACGCCAAGGTCATCTACGCGGGAAAGGAGGTGGTTGGGCTAATGGGGAAGCTGAGGTACTCGGTGGTAGACAGGAAGGTGACGAGCTTGCTAAGCATGGTGCTGGAGTCGGTGGTAGCCAAGGGAATAGGCTCCTCTAAGAGGAACGGATTTGGTAGGGTAAGCTTGAAGGTGTTGGCCTAGAGGCGCAGAGGTGAAGGGGGTGCTCTCACTTGATCTGAAAGAAGTGTACGTAGTAGTCACTGACATCTACGTAGAGGACACGATGAGCCTAGTAGTTGAGGGCAGAATAGGCGACAAGGCTCTCTACGCCTATGTCTTCTTATGGAAGCCTCCGGTCTAGGGAGTCCCCTATAACGTGGAGTTGAGTGGGTTGAGGACTTCCTCGACAGCAGCTTCGACAACTGGAAGGTGAAGGACAGCGCCAACAACGAGGCGCTGAAGTCCCTTCTAGACGCTCTCAATATGGATGACTACGACTCCAAGAGGAAGTACATGTAAGTCGGGATGAGACCCAGTCAGGGTAAGACTGCTGAACCTAAGGTCCGTCTAAATGCCTGAGGTCGCAGGCGAGTCTGGGGAGTTTGAGGCCCAGTGCCAGCAGTCCGCGCCCTGCCACGCGTTATGCGGTACTAATAGGATCCCAGCTGATCGAGCTAAAGTCTACTCACTAGTCCTTAACAATACTTAAAACGGAAAATCTCCATGAAAACATCGAAAACTTGAGTATCACTACAAGTACTTTCAGTTACCCCTCTTTTCTATCTAAGGTTATGTCTTTTTTATTACGTGGAACGTATTACGCGTCTGGGCAATCAACTTCACGGAGCCAAACTAGGTATCTGAGGAGTGAGGCATGAGTTAAGTATAAGTATGCTTTCTAACGTCAATCGTTTGCCTCCACCATAGAAATATCTGTTTTCAAGAGATATTCATTATAGTTTATATTAAAGTAATTACAGTTTGCTAAATCGCATAAAGATTAAATTTACCTAAATGTGTATGTGTATAAATTGAGTGAAATGAGAATAAATTTTTTATATAATTTAAACATATAGCTTCCAGTGGTTCAAAATGAATAGGAAAATAAGAAGAGCGTTGGGTAGGGCGGCCCTCATAGCCATAATAGCGGTCTTGGTAATAGCAGTTGCAGGGGGAATAGGCTACTACCTAGCCACGTCTCATCCTGTGACGAGAAAAGTAACTATAAACTACTACGACGACCTGGCCCCCTCAGAGGCAAAGGCATTTGACAACGTGATAATCCCCGAGTTCGAGAAGCTATACCCTAACATCTCCGTCCACCTAATAGTCGAGAGCGCGTCGTCCATGGTGAGCACCATAGAGTCGCTGGAGAAAGGAAACGACGTAGGACCTACAGTGATAGCCGAGGACAACATGATCATAGGGGAGCTCTTGTACGCTGGCGACCTCATGAACTTGACGCCATACGTGTCCAGCGTAGCCCCTTCCAGTATGATACCGTCCATGGTGAACTTAATGCATTACGAGGAGTCAGTGTACCACGGCGTCTACTTCATCCCGTTTAGGGTCAACATACCTCTCGTGTGGTACAACGCGACGGTTTTCAGGGAACTCAACTTGTCGCCTCCCCAGAACTGGACTCAGTTGATGCAGGACGCCAAGGTAATCTACGAGAAGACCGGCGTCAAGCCGGTCATGTTCCAGGGGCACGGAGGTGCGAGCACCGCGACGGAGTTGTACCAGTGGATGGTTCAGGCTGGGGGCAACCCGTTCGTATTTAACGACTCTGGGGACGTGAGGGCGTTCACTTACCTTGACGAGCTATCTTCCTACATGAACCCCGAGTACATTCACGGCTATTGGGGGAGCTACAAGGGTCTAACGGACGGCGAGTACTATATCTTGGACTACCAGTGGCCCTACATATACTCGGTCATGGAAAGCGAGGGGGTAAACATGAGCAACGTGGGCTTCTACCCTGGTCCCTCTGGTCCTGTCAACGACGACCACCTAGTAGGCGGGGACGTGCTTGCCATCCCCAAGGGGGCAACTGACCTCACTGACCTACTCCTGTTCGTGAAGTTCCTGCTGTCGTACCAAGTGCAGAGGGACATCATAACGATACTGGGCGAGCCAGCGGTGAACGCTAAGGCGTACCAGAACCTGCCTTCCAACATATCGGCGTTGTTCAAGGCCGAGGAGGAGGCCTTCCAGACCGCGTTCTTCAGGGAGCCCGTTCCGTGGATAAGCTACTGGAACACCATAGCGGACAAGGTGTTCGACCAGATAGTCGTAGATCACGCTCCAGTGTCCGAGATACCCTCGATCCTGAGCCAGGCTAACGCAGAGATGTACACCTACTTGAAGACGACCTACAACTCTGCCGTAGCCCAAGAGTACGAGGAGGGGGTGTTCCAACCGCTCTACGGGTGAGGTACGTGAACTCAAACTTAAGGTACCTCCTTTTTGTTATTCCCGCAATTGTTTACGTTGGGGCGTTTGCCTTTTACCCCTCGTTTGACGCAGTTTACTTGAGCTTCTTGAACAACAGGGGTCAGTTCACGCTTGATAACTACAAGGAGTTGTTCTACTTCAACATCTACGGCACCATCTATGACACGGTGATAGTGACCGTTGGGGCCCTCCTCATCCAACTCCTCCTGGGGCTCGGCATAGCCTCCGTGCTGACTAGGGAGTTCGCGGGGAAGAGGGCCTTCTCGACCCTTACCATAATTCCAATGGGCGTGGCCACCATCGTAGCGGCCATAGCCTTCTCCTTCATCTTCCAGACCGCTGGGGGCTACGCCAACTCCCTCCTCCACTTGTTGCACCTTCCTTCCGTAAACTGGTACTCAAACACCTACATCTCCCTCCTTGTAGTCATGGTCTCCGACAGCTGGAAGAACACGCCCATCGTGACGCTCATACTCCTCTCCGGTATGGCTTCCATACCCAAGGACCTCTACTACGCCGCCGCCCTGGACGGCGCGGGCCCGGTGAGGAGGTTTTTCTACGTAACCCTCCCTAACCTCAAAAAGTTCATCGCCATAGCCTTGATCATTAGGGGAGTCAGCGAGTTCAACATCTTTGCCTTGCCCCTAGTCTTAATAGGGTACCACCCTCCCCTCTTGACCACTCTCGCGTACGAGCTCTACTCCACGACCACTGTAAACTTGTCCTCGGCAGCTGCCGTGATCCTACTCGCCTTCATCTCCGTTCTGATATTGTTAAACATAAAGCTCGGCGGAGGTGAGAGGAGATGAGGTTCCTGTACATAGCAGTGGTAATTTTCGCCGTATACTTCCTCTTCCCCCTATACGTCCTCCTGTTGATAGCCTTCAGCCCGGCGAAGTTCACCATAGAGTCCCTCTACCCACCCCTAATCTTTAAGGAGTTCACCCTGAACAACCTTGTCTACGCCTTCACCCAGTACGACTTCCTCCACCCGTTCATCAAGAGCCTGTCGGTTGCAACGCTGGTAGGAGCGCTGGCGTTGCTACTGGGGATACCGGCGGGTTACGGGCTGAGCAGGTTGCCTGGTAGTGTCGCGTACCCCCTAATAGTCTTGCTCTTGGTGACCAACATGGTCCCCGGCATGGTGGTGGCCATCCCAATAAGCGCCGAGTTCATAAGGCTCCACTTGTTCGACTCAGTGCTAGGACTAGCCCTAGTTCAAGAGCTCATAACCCTGCCCTTGGCGACTTTCATAATGCAGGGCACCTTCTCAGCCATTCCCAGAGAGATAGAGTACCAGGCTAAGATAGATGGCGCCTCCACGCTCTCCTACTTTAAGGACGTCCTTGTGCCCACAGCCCTTCCAGGGATAATAGCCGCTTTCCTCATCTCTTGGATGTTCTCGTGGGACGAGTTCACTTACGCCGTGATACTCTCACCCATACACCCCACGTTGCCCGTGGAGATATACGTGAACATAACCAGGGGGAACGAGCTGGCTGCAGTGGCCTTCTCCCTGGTGTTCACGGTGCCCGTGGTAATTTTAACCCTCCTTCTCCAGAAGTACCTCAAGGGTGAATACTTAACCGGAGGTGTAAAGGCGTGATCCAGCTAGTGGAACTTACTAAAAGGTATGGGAACAAGGTAGTACTAGACGGAATAACTGAGAAGATAGAAACTGGAGAGTTCTTCGTAATCCTAGGGCCCAGCGGTGCGGGGAAGTCAACCCTGCTTAAGGTCCTTGCGGGGATAGAGAAACTGGACAAGGGAAAGATAATAGTGGACGGCAAGGACGTCACTAACCTCCCGCCGGAGAAGAGGAACGTGGCCATGGTGTTCCAGAACTACGCCCTCTACCCCAACATGACGGTCTACGATAACATTGCCTTCCCCCTTAAGATGAGGGGGATAAAGAAGGAGGAGATAGAAAAGAGGGTGGAAAAGGTGGCCAAGCTCTTGGGCATCAGCGACATCTTGAAGATGAACGTCACCAAGATCAGTGGTGGGCAACAACAGAGGGTGGCAATAGCCAGGGCAATAGTGAGGGAACCGTCCTTTTACCTCCTCGATGAGCCCCTGTCCAACCTCGACGCAAGGGTGAGGTTCGTCGCTAGGGGAGAGCTCAAGAGGATACAGAAGGAGCTCAACGGCACGTTCATCTACGTGACCCACGACCAAAAGGAGGCGATGAGCTTGGCCGACAGGGTAGCGGTGCTCCACAACGGCAAGTTCGAGCAGGTCGGCACGCCCACTGAGCTATACGAGTACCCTAGGACAAAGTGGGTTGGCGAGTTCATAGGGGACTTCCCGATGAACTTCCTCCCAGGGGACGTGGTAGGGGAGAAGGGAGTGGAGATTGGCTTTAGGCCAGGGTGGACGAAGATAGGGGGTGGGCTAATGTGCACTGTGGAGTCAGTTGAAGTGTTGGGCGAGTTTATCTACCTGTCCTGCAGATTCGGAGAGCACAGCGTAGTAATAGAGTCCAAGGAGATGTACGACATTGGGAACGAGGTGACGTTTGAGATAGTGAAGTTCAGGAGGTTCAAGGACGGCGTACTAGTTGAAAAGGAGTAATTTTTCCTTTCTAGCCCCTCTTTTCATATTACGCCCCCAATTCGAGGGATTGAGAGGTTCTAGCAGTCAGAGGACAGAGTTAATACCACGCCTCTGTTGGGACTTTTCAACGTTACCAAGGTCAACGGTGGGAGCTAATGAGACCCCCTTCAAAGGACGATAGGGTGACCCGGAGCTCCTTCGTGCAGTACCTCGAAAGTACCGC
Coding sequences:
- a CDS encoding ABC transporter ATP-binding protein; this encodes MIQLVELTKRYGNKVVLDGITEKIETGEFFVILGPSGAGKSTLLKVLAGIEKLDKGKIIVDGKDVTNLPPEKRNVAMVFQNYALYPNMTVYDNIAFPLKMRGIKKEEIEKRVEKVAKLLGISDILKMNVTKISGGQQQRVAIARAIVREPSFYLLDEPLSNLDARVRFVARGELKRIQKELNGTFIYVTHDQKEAMSLADRVAVLHNGKFEQVGTPTELYEYPRTKWVGEFIGDFPMNFLPGDVVGEKGVEIGFRPGWTKIGGGLMCTVESVEVLGEFIYLSCRFGEHSVVIESKEMYDIGNEVTFEIVKFRRFKDGVLVEKE
- a CDS encoding sugar ABC transporter permease, whose amino-acid sequence is MNSNLRYLLFVIPAIVYVGAFAFYPSFDAVYLSFLNNRGQFTLDNYKELFYFNIYGTIYDTVIVTVGALLIQLLLGLGIASVLTREFAGKRAFSTLTIIPMGVATIVAAIAFSFIFQTAGGYANSLLHLLHLPSVNWYSNTYISLLVVMVSDSWKNTPIVTLILLSGMASIPKDLYYAAALDGAGPVRRFFYVTLPNLKKFIAIALIIRGVSEFNIFALPLVLIGYHPPLLTTLAYELYSTTTVNLSSAAAVILLAFISVLILLNIKLGGGERR
- a CDS encoding carbohydrate ABC transporter permease, with translation MRFLYIAVVIFAVYFLFPLYVLLLIAFSPAKFTIESLYPPLIFKEFTLNNLVYAFTQYDFLHPFIKSLSVATLVGALALLLGIPAGYGLSRLPGSVAYPLIVLLLVTNMVPGMVVAIPISAEFIRLHLFDSVLGLALVQELITLPLATFIMQGTFSAIPREIEYQAKIDGASTLSYFKDVLVPTALPGIIAAFLISWMFSWDEFTYAVILSPIHPTLPVEIYVNITRGNELAAVAFSLVFTVPVVILTLLLQKYLKGEYLTGGVKA
- a CDS encoding CRISPR-associated endoribonuclease Cas6, with the translated sequence MKYRDVHTYLQVFSGEVYFFEVRGEEGAVIDALTRLEERRAFGVDWEAVDVKVGEVKVGEVRAFELDLTTPVLLVSPRRKEKRKLFTNWPSVVFFSNVVDVTGTKRGDGMLEEALRELDEALWEEPSTMSYAKVIYAGKEVVGLMGKLRYSVVDRKVTSLLSMVLESVVAKGIGSSKRNGFGRVSLKVLA
- a CDS encoding ABC transporter substrate-binding protein: MNRKIRRALGRAALIAIIAVLVIAVAGGIGYYLATSHPVTRKVTINYYDDLAPSEAKAFDNVIIPEFEKLYPNISVHLIVESASSMVSTIESLEKGNDVGPTVIAEDNMIIGELLYAGDLMNLTPYVSSVAPSSMIPSMVNLMHYEESVYHGVYFIPFRVNIPLVWYNATVFRELNLSPPQNWTQLMQDAKVIYEKTGVKPVMFQGHGGASTATELYQWMVQAGGNPFVFNDSGDVRAFTYLDELSSYMNPEYIHGYWGSYKGLTDGEYYILDYQWPYIYSVMESEGVNMSNVGFYPGPSGPVNDDHLVGGDVLAIPKGATDLTDLLLFVKFLLSYQVQRDIITILGEPAVNAKAYQNLPSNISALFKAEEEAFQTAFFREPVPWISYWNTIADKVFDQIVVDHAPVSEIPSILSQANAEMYTYLKTTYNSAVAQEYEEGVFQPLYG